In Zingiber officinale cultivar Zhangliang chromosome 3B, Zo_v1.1, whole genome shotgun sequence, a single window of DNA contains:
- the LOC122056410 gene encoding homogentisate 1,2-dioxygenase-like produces the protein MEKPSAEPEYLSGFGNHFESEALPGALTRGQNSPLKCPYGLYAEQISGTSFTAPRKLNQRSWLYRIKPSVTHEPFHARVPRHERLVSEFNQTTSSATPTQLRWKPVNIPDSGSSTDFIDGLYTVCGSGSSFIRHGYAIHMYAANKSMDGCALCNADGDFLIVPQKGRLSITTECGKLQVSPGEMVVLPQGFRFSVNLPDGPSRGYVAEIFGAHFQLPDLGPIGANGLAAARDFLVPTAWFEENYQPGYTIVQKFGGELFTAKQDFSPFNVVAWHGNYAPYKYDLGKFCPFNTVLCDHGDPSVNTVLTAPSDKPGVALLDFVIFPPRWLVAEHTFRPPYYHRNCMSEFMGLIYGVYEAKADGFLPGGASLHSCMTPHGPDTTTYEATIACGDNSEPFRIGGTLAFMFESYLIPRICPWALESPDLDKNYYQCWIGLRPHFSPHNGVEENGTLTISATGRVPSEDGETV, from the exons ATGGAGAAGCCGTCGGCGGAGCCAGAATATCTGTCGGGGTTCGGCAACCACTTCGAGTCGGAGGCACTGCCGGGGGCGCTGACGCGCGGCCAGAACAGCCCCCTCAAGTGCCCCTACGGCCTCTACGCCGAACAGATCTCCGGCACCTCTTTCACCGCCCCCCGCAAGCTCAACCAGCGCAG CTGGTTGTATCGTATAAAGCCTTCGGTCACTCATGAACCGTTCCACGCTCGTGTTCCTCGCCATGAACGTCTTGTTAGTGAATTTAATCAAACAACTAGTTCTGCTACACCAACTCAGCTCCGCTGGAAGCCAGTAAACATCCCTGATTCAGGTTCATCAACAGATTTCATTGATGGACTTTATACTGTGTGCGGATCGGGAAGTTCTTTCATTCGGCACGGTTAtgcaattcacat GTATGCTGCTAACAAATCCATGGATGGTTGTGCCTTATGCAACGCTGATGGTGATTTTTTAATAGTTCCACAGAAGGGAA GGTTGTCAATAACAACTGAATGTGGGAAGTTGCAAGTTTCTCCTGGTGAAATGGTTGTCCTTCCTCAAGGGTTTCGTTTTTCTGTAAACTTGCCTGATGGTCCATCAAGGGGCTATGTTGCTGAAATTTTTGGTGCACATTTTCAGCTTCCTGATCTTGGCCCAATTG GGGCTAACGGTCTGGCCGCTGCGAGAGATTTCCTTGTCCCGACTGCTTGGTTTGAAGAAAATTACCAGCCAGGGTATACAATTGTGCAAAAGTTTGGCGGAGAGCTTTTCACTGCAAAACAAGATTtttctccatttaatgtggttGCTTGGCATGGAAATTATGCACCATACAAG TATGATTTGGGTAAGTTCTGCCCATTCAATACTGTTTTATGTGATCATGGGGATCCTTCTGTAAACACAG TACTAACAGCACCATCAGATAAGCCAGGTGTTGCGTTACTTGACTTTGTAATTTTCCCACCACGGTGGTTAGTTGCTGAACATACTTTTCGGCCTCCATATTATCACAGAAATTGTATGAGTGAATTTATGGGTTTAATTTATGGTGTGTATGAG GCTAAAGCTGATGGGTTTCTTCCTGGGGGTGCCAGTCTCCATAGCTGTATGACACCACATGGACCCGATACTACAACCTATGAG GCAACTATTGCCTGTGGTGACAATAGTGAGCCATTTCGGATAGGGGGTACCTTGGCTTTCATGTTCGAGTCATACCTCATACCTCGCATTTGCCCTTGGGCACTCGAGTCACCTGACCTGGATAAAAACTACTACCAGTGTTGGATTGGATTGAGGCCGCACTTCTCGCCTCACAACGGAGTAGAAGAAAATGGGACTCTCACTATTTCTGCCACTGGAAGAGTTCCTTCTGAAGATGGTGAAACTGTATGA